The nucleotide window TAATAATAGAAAACACGGTTTATTAATTACGAATTAAGTTTTACTATGTTGAACATTTATTCTTTCTGTTAATTACTAAATACAACAACAAAAAATGGCAGAAGTATATAAGTAAATACCCACTAATTTATAAAAGAATCAATCATCACAATTAAGTACCTAGAAATCACCTCTTATAATATTGAACTTACAGGTTAATACACCCGGTTAAATTCTTTAACGACTACATATCTCGGGACGTCCGTCCGGACGGCAGAAAATTCGATGAACAGCGTGATATTTTACTTAACATAAATGCAATTAAAACCGCGGATGCCTCCGCCGTCGTAAAATGTGGAAATACTACAGTTATATGTGGCATAAAGTTGGTAAGACTATTCATTCAAGTTccttttttaattcaaatagctAACCCAACCCGGGTTCACTTGCATAGTAATTTTATCCATGCATTActtgcaaaatctcaagtttctagatcaaGCTGTTCAAGCTGTAGTTTAATATGTCAAGCAGTCAGTTTAAGCTTTATTATCTAGGTATAGAAGATAACATAAATcactaaatatttttctttccagGAACTAGCAAAACCTAAAGCAGAAGAACCAGATATAGGATTTCTAGTATCAAATGTTGAGCTTTTACCCTTGTGTTCTCCAAAGTTCCTACCTGGACCCCCTTCAGATTATGCACAAGTTATTAGCAATTTAGTATCCGACATAGTGACGAATTCTAAATGTGTAGACTTAAAAGATCTGTGTATTATATCTGATAAACTTGCATGGGTAGTATACTGTGACTTGGTATGTTTGGACTACGATGGAAGTGTAGTAGATGCTTGCATCATCGCT belongs to Maniola jurtina chromosome 6, ilManJurt1.1, whole genome shotgun sequence and includes:
- the LOC123866208 gene encoding exosome complex component RRP43-like encodes the protein MAEVYKLIHPVKFFNDYISRDVRPDGRKFDEQRDILLNINAIKTADASAVVKCGNTTVICGIKLELAKPKAEEPDIGFLVSNVELLPLCSPKFLPGPPSDYAQVISNLVSDIVTNSKCVDLKDLCIISDKLAWVVYCDLVCLDYDGSVVDACIIAIMTSLKTLSLPSVTFDIETEETKVDTSVRLPLQIHGLPVATSFAVYQQMPRSIVLADPSAYEEEMCGSIGANLIVCWNKGLFCGIQKFGGCNLSTEDEKKTLILAKERSKLVETVIETCIKNEC